DNA from Leptospira bandrabouensis:
TTTTTCGTTTCATTTGAAATGAATTCAAACATAATCTCAAATGAAGTAGTTAATTCCTCTAATGATGCTGCCGACTCTTCTGATACTGAAGCTAACGAAGAAGCGTTATCGGAAACAGAAATAGCATCATTCTTTAATTGAAAGGATGATTTTTCAGCATTACTCACGGATATTTTTAATTGGTTCATAATCTGATTTAGATTAGATAAAAATAGGTTGATCGAACCTGCTATTTTACCTATTTCATTTTTTCCAAAATCTGGGATCGTTTTTGTTAAATCAGCTTCCCCACTTGAAAGTTCATTTACTTTAGATAGTACCATTACCAAAGGTTTGTTAATGCTTTGAAAGATAAAAACAACAAAGAAACTAGATACAACCAAAGACCCTAATGCCAAAAGAATGTTTATATTTCTTTGGAACGATAATAATTGAATTCGATCATTAACTAGTTTTTCAAGAATTCCAATGGAACTGTCTTGGATTGTCCCAGCAATCAATGTTCCTTTGTGAATTGTTGTGAATAAGTTTTCTGAAGAAGATGGTTTGGTGGTTGATTGGATAAAGGTTTTTTTAAGTTCTTTTACGTAAGTTTCGCAAGATGTATTCGCAATATTTTTTGCTTCAGTTAATTCTTTTTCATAAGGAGATATGTCTTCTATGGATTTCGTATATGATTTTTGTATTTCCTTGCAAGTTGTTTCAATAAAATTTATAGATATTAACGCTTTTGTGTAATTAACACTAGAGTATTGATTGTTTTTATGATTCGCAGTTGTATATTCATCACGAACAATTTCCTTTAAAGTTGCTATATTTTTTAAGATTTCAGGCACTCGAAAAAAAATAATTTCCATTTGATAGTAAGAGTTTACTTCGGGATCTAAAATTAGATTTGAAAAATCACCAATCTTTAGTGCTAATTCTTGTGTATCATTCAGAAATTGAATGCTAGTGGATGGATCAAAAGACTGGATCGTTGTATACTTTTTCCAAGCATTCAGTAATTTTGGATCCTCTGCGAGTAAATTTGATTCTTCGATTTTCTTTTTTGCCGTTTCGATAAGAGGAATTAAGTTGTTTGTCTCCTCTTCTCCAATTTTAAGCCGTTCTAATCCCTCTCTATAGGTTAAGTAAATAGGTTTTAATGTTTGAATGCCTAGTTCTTCTTTTTCTGCAAATTGAATGGTTCCATTCAGTGAACGTACTAAAATGAGCAAAATGATGAATAGTGATACAATGAGTGGCAAAGGTAAAAGTAATAATCTAATTTGAATCGAAAATTGGGAGAGAAGTTTTGACATAAGACTTGATATCTTCCTGTAGTGGACGAAATAAAAATCGATATAGTTTCTAACGATAATTGATTTTCAATAAATCGATCATTTAATTTTATAGAGTATTGAACGGAGGGTTTATGAAAAAATCCCTGATACTTGTATGTTTGTTAACCGTAATTTCCTGTGCTCGCACTTTGGAAGTTAAAAACCAGGAAAGCCTTTTTGAAAATTGCATGAAAACTTTCAAAGATGAAGTAAAGTGTCGCGAATTCATGTCAAGCTCAGCAAAAGAAATTCAGTCTGAAGAACAACAACGCGAAGCGACATTAGCACAGCTAACGAAAGAACAATTAGCTGGGATGAAACTTCGAAAGGATATCAAAGACACATTACCTGGGAAAAATGGTAATTTTGTTAGAGAATACATTGGTGATCCAGACGAGATTAAACGTGGTGGTGATAGAGAATATTGGGTATATAAACGTCCTATCAGTAAGTATGACAGTGAATCGCTTCCGGATAGAGAAATCACCGTTATATTTCGACGTTCTTTTGTTGAAAAAGTAGATTATAGAAAGCCATAACATTAGTTATTGATTTGTCCTTGTAACTTTGGCATTGTTTTATTTCAGTTTAGGTTTTGTTAGAGTTTACAGAGAAAGGGTAAAATTAGTCAGGAGATAATCTCTCCTGACTTCAGTGTTTACTAGTATACTAAGTAATCTTTTAAGTCTACTTCAACGCCTGCCGTTGTAGTATACTTTTTGTTACAAGCGGAAAAAGCACCAGCAAGGGCTTGTTGCGCAAGGCCATAAGTGAACTGTGGTAAGCTACATGGTTGAATTGGATCATTTACTTTAGAAAGAACGCACTCTTTTAATGCTTTCAGTTGTTCAGTTGTTTTTCCTTCCAACTTTGTTGAGGCGCAACCTGTGCCAGCGTTAAAGTATTCTTTTCCACCTACACATGAGTTCGCTGCAGTATAAGCAGCAACACAATTAGCTTTAACCTCTGAGTCGATCACCGCATTGTTTACCAAGTAAAGTAGTGCCGTTGGGTTATCTTCTTTTTTGGAACCAGATTCTGAGCAGCTAACAAAGTTTGCTGTCATAAGGAGAACCAAAGAGATTCCTACTAAACCAGATTTAAAGGATTTGTTGTTCATTTTCATCATTTTCTCCTTAGAATTTAGCTACCATACCGACAATAATACCGTTTTGGTATGAAGCCGGTCTTCCGGAAGTGTCTACGAATTGTTGACCAGGACCCCAATCTCTTCTTAAGTCTACTTTAACTTGTAGGTTTTCTGTTAGGTCAAAAGTAGGTGTGAAAGTTAGAGTTTTGATTTGTCCATAGTTACTAACTGCTCTTGTTCCAATAGAATCTTGGAATTTAAGGTCATATCTGTCTGCAGGAGTTACCGCAAATAGAGGTGGGTTTACTACGAGTGATCCACCGTAACGTTTGTCATCAAGATACTCAAAACGGAAACCAAGTGCAAAGAAGTTTGTGAACTGATATTTAGCTTGTAATTGGTAAGTTTGGTAAACTCTTTTGATTTTGTTTTCTCGGCTTAGGTTTGTGTCTTTTGTGAGACCAGCAGCAACTAATCCTGGATCTAAATCAGGAACAAGTCCTGGCATTGCTGTATCTAACTTAGTTTTAGTAACTCCACCTGCTTCGTAACCATACGCCGCTGTGTTAGTTTGACCAGTTCTTTCACCATAAGTATAGTCAAAGATCGTTGTTAATTTATCAGTTGGTTTGAAGATCAAAATTAAGTTTTGAATCATCCAGTGGTCAGCATGGAACGATGATTGTTTAGGAAACGATGTTCCGGTAGATTGTTCAAGATAGTATAAAGAATTGTTTTGTCTGCCTTTGATGTTATCATTAGCTTGCAATGTGTTCCATACAACTTGAAACTTATCTGGCACAACATCATACTTCACTTGAGTTCCAATCGCTCTGGTAGGGTTTGGACCATCAGCATAAGCATGTTGTGAAGTGCTAGTTAAACTAGATCCACCCGCTGCATCCCCGTAAGGCGATAATCCATTGTAACCAAATTGTTGGCCGTTTCCAGTGTAGCCAGTTCCTTGGGCACTGTTGTAAAGATAAAGACCAGTTGATAGTCTATCGTTGATTTGGAGGTTTGCCCTCGCACCTGTATGGATAAATGGGATTGTGTTAAAGAACACATAACCAATCGTGTAAGCGATGTTATCCTTTGAGTCAAGAAGTTCCAATCCGATATGTGTTGCCATTTTACCTACGTCAACTGTCAACCCTTTGAAAACAGGGAAGTATGCTGAAACATAAGCTTGTTGTAACAACTGCATATTATGAAGAGAGTTAGTTGTTTGGTACGGACGCTCTTGATACATGTTGTTTTGTCCGTTTTGCATGTCTAAACGGAAACCCCATGGACTTTCTTTATCCGCCAACTTCTCCATAGAAAGTTTTACTGCATTCACAGCAAACTGCTTGTTGTAAGTGTGGAATGTTCCCGCTGTATCTTGGGTAGCCCCTTGCCGGTTATTTGTAGTATAGTTATAATATACGTCCACATATCCGGAAAAATTTACCAACTCATACCAAGACTTATCCTTTTCCTTTTTATCCTGAGCAAAAAGGGAAGCCTGGGAAAATAAGGTAGCAACAATCGTCGCCAACAGAGTGTATTTATTTCTCATTTGCCATTTCTCCTATGTGAACTTGTTGTGCAAGTTGTGTACCAGGTTGGCGAGGTTGCCTTAGGTCATAGGAAGAAAAAAAGAGAAACACTGTATTTGAATGGGTTCTTGGGGAAAAAAAATAAGTTTTTGATTAATTAAGGAACAATAGGAATTCCAGATTTTTAAAAAATATGAAATTATTTGGTCAGGTTGCTTATAAATTGGGCAGAGTGTAACAATAGTCTTGAATATTCATTTTCTTTAGGCGAGCGTAGGACAAGTTCTAGGAGTTGGTTTAAAATGACTCCGTACTTGGTTTTTGCCAGATCAGGGTAGGTTTCCGATAAATGATTACCATTCAATTTCATGTCCGTGAGGAGAAGGGGAGGTCCTTCTTCCCAAATTTGGACAAAATGTTTCACGGTGTCACCAAAAATAGGTTTAAGCTTTAAAATGAATTCTGGGGTGATAGGAAACCTTGTTTGAAAGTGTCGTTTAACGGGCGCAAGGAATTCTTTTTTCAGAATAAATTCATCATCTTTTTTTGTCTTTTCTGTGTTTTCCCACTTGGCTATTAATTCAAAGAACAAAAGACAGTCTTTTATATTTTGACCAGAAAATTTTAAAGTCCGAAGGATTGATTCCAACTCCTTTAAGGAGATTTTTTCTAATATTGCAAAAAATGAAAACGCTAACTGTAAACCAATTAGTTCTTTCGAAGTTTTGTCTAACTTTTCTAAGACATGATAATTTGCGGTTAGTATCTGCGGCAGGTTAGTGAGGAAAATTTGAAAGATGTTTTCGTCAACTAACAACTGTATCATGCGAGATGGATGGGGTCCGGAAAAAGATTTGAGTACTTCGTCCTGGAATCTCTCTAATGATATTTTTTTTGTAATGTGCTTAGTTTTTTGAATCGCATTTTTCGTTTCTGGTTCGATTACAAAATCTAACGTACTTGCAAATCTTAATGCTCGAATAGGACGTAAGCCATCTTCTGAAAAACGTTGGATTGGGTCCCCGATGGTACGAATTGTCCGTTCTTGGATATCTTTTTGTCCAAAATGTTCATCAACAAGAATTCCTGTAGAAATATCGAATGCCAAAGCATTCATTGTAAAATCTCTACGTTTTAAATCTTCTGACAATGTTGTACCAAATTCTACATTATCTGGTCTCCTACCATCAGTATAATCTTTATCAATGCGATAGGTAGTAATTTCGTAGTTGGTTCTATCTAAAACAACCGTTACTGTACCGTGTTTTATTCCTGTGTCTATCACAGTTCTAAATAAACGTTTTACTTGTTTCGGTTCGGCGTTAGTTGTTAAATCGTATTCTTTGGGAGCTTTACCCATGACAAGATCGCGAACTGAACCTCCGACAAGGTAACATTCAAAGCCTTCTCCTTTCAGAGCAGAATCAATTTGCACTAAGTGATTAAGAAATTTTGTAGGAATTAGGGAACGTAAATCTATTGGCAATTTCTACATTTGCCTCTGAACACAATTTCGACCGATTCTGTAGAAAAACCTTTCAAGTGTTTTGCGGATGGAATTCCATTCCAAGGATCATCAATACATTCGATTTTTCCACAAACGTTACAAATCAAATGTCCATGTGCCGCTGATACTACGTGATTCCCGTCCGACTTTAACTCAAAATAGGTGACTCGATCTGTTGAATGTAAGGAATTCAACAGATTTTTTTCTTCCAAATCAGATAAGGCTCTATAGATGGTGACTCGATCCCAGGATTCTTCTTTTGGAAGTTTTTCCATGATTTCTTGGTGATTGAGGGGCCTTGGGGATCCTTGAAGAATGGACAAAACTTGTTCACGATTTTTCGTTACTTTCAGTCCGATTTTTTTTAGTATTTGAGAAGGATCGCCTGCCATGATTTGTTTATCCTGTGGTGGGGGGAGATTGTCTATTCTAAAATCACGTTTGCTTTCCAGATTTCCCAATACCGAATTCCCATTTGAGTATGGATTTGTAAGAACTCCTCAATTTCCTTACCCTTTGTTTTATCCACAATGACAGGGGCTATTCCCAAATCCAATTTACGATTGAGGATGGAATCGATTTCTTCTTTAGCGGATTTCGTGACTTGGTCACAATCGTCTTTACGATCTACCAGTTGGTTTTTGTTTTTTTCGCAGAAAGTTGCTGATACGAAGGAAGATTGTGATTCTAATAATTCATCTAATTGACGAGTGGCGGATTTTTTGCACTGAGTTAAAGAGGTGGTTATCGAAACGACTAAAAAAGTCGCCATCCAAATTCGAAAAATCAAATCTTAGAATCCTGTGCCAAGTTGGCTAGTTGGTCAGCTCTCGTATTTTGTTCGCGCGGAATGTATTGAATTTCAAAATTTTGAAACGATGATTTTAAGGAATCGCATTTATTTTTAAACACAAGTAGATCTTTGTTTTTAACTTTATATTCGCCTTTCATTTGTTTGACGACAAGTTCAGAATCTAATCGGAATTTAATCTTTTGTAAATTCTGTTTGATTGCTTCTTCCATTCCTCGGAACAATGCTTGCCATTCTGCAACATTGTTCGTTGCATTTCCAATTTTTTCCGACAGGAAAAAAAATTCGATTCCATCATTGTTTTGAAACGAAACCCCGATCGCAGCAGGGCCTGGATTTCCACGGGAACTACCGTCACAGTAAATGAAGGTTGTATCTTTTGACGACATAGCCAACAGTCTTTTTGTGAACTCAATCTTCACCAATCAAAAACCTGAACTAATCATAAAAAAAACTTTTAGATTTTGAATTATGAAGGACTTTTTTCCGACTCCGTGGTAAACGGAGCGTATTGGGTGGCGGGTGGATAACCCCACCCAGTCCAGATAGGGCGGGGACATCTACCTAAAAATCCCAACCTCCCCTAAAAAAGGAATTATATGACCGAACGGGGATTGGGTGCCCTCACCATGTTTGAAAACCGCCTTCGTAAATTGAAGAAGGAACGCGAAAAGTGGGCAAAACGAGAATCGATTACATGTTACCGCGTTTATTCTGAAGACATTCCACAAGTTTCTTGCATATTAGATCGCTACCCGAACGGGTTCGTGTTATATGATAAAAGTTCTGTTCGCTTTCAACTGGAGGATGGGCATGATGAACGTTTTGATCGAATTGCCGCGATTGTGAGAGACGTATTTCAAATCACAGAAGACCAATTGTATTTAAAAAGAAGGAAAAAACAAAAAGGATTAGATCAATATGACAAATTGGCCATTGAAGGAAATTATGAGTGGGTCAATGAATCTAATTTAGAATTTAGAATTAATTTATCTGATTATTTAGATACGGGACTTTTTTTGGATCACCGTATCACGAGAGATTGGTTAAGAAAAGCCTCAAAAGATAAATCTGTATTGAATTTATTTTCATACACAGGTGCATTTTCCGTCTACGCAGCGTCAGGTGGTGCAAAAAAAACAAAAAGTGTCGACCTCTCGAAAACTTACTGCGATTGGGCATTGAAAAATTTAGAACACAATGGCTTCCAATCTTCTAATCACCAAATTATAAATGCAGATATTTTGCAATGGATCGAAGAGGAAACTAAAAACCCTAATAGAGAGCGTTATGATTTAATTTTCTTGGATCCTCCCACCTTCTCCAATAGTAAAAAAATGCGAGAGGAATGGGATGTACAAACAAAACATAGAAATCTTCTTTTATTACTTTTAACAAAATTTCTTACTGAAAATGGAGAAATTTGGTTCTCTACCAATTTTAGAAAATTCAAAATGGAAGTTGCTGACGAGGAGTGGAGGGAACGAGGTTTCCTTTGTATCAATCGTTCCAAAGAATCAATTCCTGCAGATTTTCGGGATGAAAAAATCCATCAGTTATTCCGCATCAAACCTGATCCAGCCGTAAAAAATTAATATTTTACAAAGGGATCAATCCGTTCTGCTAGGATTCTTCGATTTTCACCAGACTGCAAAGACAAGATTCCTCGCATGATCGCCTGTCTTTCGTTACTCTCTCGTTTGGCGACAACTTTGAGTTGGTTCGAAATAGGGAGTAATATTAAGTTTGCAAACGAGATCCCATAAAATGTGGCGATGAAGGCTGTAGCAATTCCTTGCCCCAGAACTTTTGTGCCTCCATCTAAATTTTCAAGAACCGTAACAAGGCCGAGTACGGTTCCAATGATACCGACTGTAGGTGAAAAACCTGCGGCAGTTTCAAAAACTTTCGCTGATTTTAAACCATTCTTTTCTTCTTCTTCATGTGCTTCCCATAGAATTTCTTCAATCGTCCTTGGATCTGATCCATCCACAATCAATTGAATCCCTTTTTGTAAAAAAGGGTTTTCTAATTTTTTGGCTTCATCTTCTAAAGATAATAATCCATCTTTTCTAGCTTTTTCCCAAAAACGAAAAAATATTAACTTTAAATCCCTTTCTTTTTTTCTTGAAAGAGCAAAACGTGTGTCCCTTACTGCTTTCGTTACTTGGGAAATGGAATAGGATGCAAACGTAGCACCTAACGTACCACCTACGATCAGTAGCATTGCAGGGAGATGAAAAAAAGACCTTAAGGAAGCACCTTCTATTAAAATAGCAACAAATACCGATAAAACGGCAGCTAGGATTCCGAGTAGTGTTGAATGGATCATTGAATTCTTGCCTCTCTCACATCAGGTCGAACACTCAACCTTCTAAGTGAATCTTTTTTTTCTATAACTTCGTTCTTTAGTCTCTCCCAAATTACTGAATCTGGGTTTTCTCGTATTCTAACTGAGATTAAGGGTTCTACTTCTTTCCAGTTTTCTTGGTTGATGAATAGTCGAACGCGCGCTAACTCTAATTCGTTTGCTTGTTCAATTTGATTTCTGGACCTATAATATTTTTCCAGTGCGCTCATTGTAATTAGAGCACGATTCCAATCTCTCAATGATTCAAACATAGGAATTAATGAGTTCCATGCAAATTCTTGAAATTCTGGATCAGAACTCAGGTCTTCGAGGATAGGAATATATTCTGACTCTGGCGTTGTGAATTTTAAGCTATTAAAAGCTATACGTAATAAGTCTGGTTTCGGTGGTTCAAATTTTCTTGCAATGGCAATGGAGTCTAACGCAAGTTTGTTTTGTTTTATGTTGTGATAGAATCTTGCGTATTCAGAAAAAGATTCATAGTAAAGATGTTTAATTTCAAGTGCATCCTTTCGTAAATCACCAGAAGAATACTTTAATACTGAATCTAAAACAGTGACAACTTCCGGAGCTGTTGAATTATCTAATTTTTCGTTAAAATACTTTAGTTTCCAATCGTTTGGAAGTGTTGAGGCAAATCCAATTTTGGATTCCATATAACTTGGGTAATAAATATCGAAATTCCAGTATGACTTCCTATTTAAAAGGGAGAGAGCATTGATATGGTGAAACTGATTGGATTTATTGCGAGTTGTTAGAATCATAAAGGGGTGTTGTTCTTGGCTCAACCTTTCAATATAAGAAATGATCTGTGATTGGTTGGAGCTAAGCCCTAAAACAACAGTTTTGCCTTTGATTTCAGAACGTTTCGGTAGAAAGGGGTTTGATTTAAATGGTAAAACAGATTTATAAAATATAAAATCTTCTTCATTAAACGCAATGTTGGTTGTTGCAAACGGAATAGGATCAAAGATTTCTTTTTTGGAAAACGGAGAATTGGTTCGTATTGTCGGTGGAGAAAAGAAAATTAATACAATGAACGTTGCAATAACCAACATCAATAATCTTGGAGTCCGAATGATGTGTTTTTGCATCAAGTATGGATAAATCAAAACAGGAACAAATAACAACGTTAATATAGTTCGTAATCCCGTTGGTAAATTCCAAAAGTATAATAAAAAAGAAAGGCCTAGATAGATACTTGTTTCCAATCCTATAAAAAGATATTCTTTGTATGGAGTTTTGTTCGGTTTGAAAAAGCCAACTATGGAGCCGGTAATGATACATAGTGCGATAAAAAAAGAACTCCAATAGGTTTGATAAATAAAAAAGAAAAAAGCAAATAGGAGTGCAACTCTTCCAATAAAAAATACTGCTTTTGTTTCTTTTTTTAAACCGCCAAGTAAAGACAATACTCTACCGAAAATCACAGAAAAAGAAATAGAGAGGATCAGTGGAATTTTTGGTCCAGGTTGAAAATAAATATGTAAAATACAGTAAGAGATAAGTAAAGAAAGTGCAGATCTGTAAAAAGGTGCAAATAATGGGTGTTTGCCGATCTTCGAGCGAATTTTGTAAAACTTGCTAGAATAGGGGCTTCGTTGTACAAAAGTACTTATAAAATAGAAAGATAAAAAAATGTATAATACACCTAACAAAACTTTCATGGAATAGTTTTGGTTTGGTTCGAACAACGAATAAAAAGTAAATACTGTCACACCAAGTGCAAAACTTAAAAAACGGAAATCACGTAAGGAGCCGCCATAAATTCCTACAGAGAAGGCGGATAAAATACCGCTGAGCAAAACAAATTCAAAAGAAAAAATATAATCGATCAGAAACTCTGCAGAATTGGCTCTAAAAAACCAAAAAATCTGTATGACTGCAGCAACTAACAGTGCAATCGCTAATCCAGCAGGTAACGTCTGTTTGTATTTCCTATAAATAAATCCTGCCGAAAATGAGATCACAAGTAGAATCTGTAATACAGGATACGCAGTGTCCGTGCGATCGATAAGAGCTAGTTCAGACCCGGCTACATAAAAAAACAGAGAGAGTGCGTAACCGATGGAAAGGCTAAGACTAAACTCCAGTGAAGGGAAGAGGCCGGTTTCCCAGAAACGTTTCCATTGAGAATCCATAGAATTTGCTACCAAAGATGTTTGATAGCCCTCATTCGCAAACTAAAGAAAATCTAATTTTATTTGGCGGTGCACAAAATGTTTGACCAAATGGACCCTTATGCCGATTTTGACTATAACTATGCTCACGTTTTTATCTATATCGTTTTTGGTTCTATACGGCTTTGACATTTTGGTTTTGTTCTACTTCGGGTTACACACTTACCTCATGGTTTTTTTGTATAGCAGATACAAACAAAACTGTGCGGAAGATGAAACCAAGTTGTTATCGATTAAGGATAAAAACCTTCCAACGGTAACGGTTCAATTACCAATTTTTAACGAGTTTTATGTGGTAGATCGATTGATCGAATCAGCCTGTAACTTAGAATACCCAGCAAAAAAACTACAAATCCAAGTCCTTGATGATTCCACAGATGAAACCATTGAAAAGGTGGCAAATCTTGTTTCTCAGTACAAGAAAAAAGGAATTTGGATCGAACACGTCCATAGAACCAATCGAAAAGGACACAAGGCCGGTGCTTTGGATGAGGGAATGGCAAAAGCTAAAGGCGATTATATTGCCATCTTTGATGCTGATTTCACTCCTGATTCGGATTTTCTTCTCCGCACCATGGGTTACTTTGATGACGAATCCATCGGAATGGTTCAAACTCGCTGGGGCCATATCAACGAAACTTATAATATTTTAACCAAAGCGCAAAGTTTTGGAATCGACGGTCACTTTATGATCGAACAAGTCGCAAGAAACGGTGCAAGCCTCTGGATGAACTTCAATGGAACCGCCGGAATCTGGAGACGTTCTTGTATTGAAGATGCCGGTGGATGGGAACATGATACACTCACAGAAGACTTCGATCTTTCTTACCGTGCCGAACTCAAAGGTTGGAAGTTCCGTTACATCAAAGATGTAGTTTGTAAAGCAGAGATTCCTGCGACTATGAACGCATACAAAGCGCAACAATTTCGTTGGTGTAAAGGTTCCATCCAAACTGCAGTGAAACTCATTCCACGCATTTGGAAGTCCAAGGAGTCTTGGAAAATCAAAGGGGAAGCAATCACCCATTTAATTAATTATTCTGTTCATCCTCTCATGATCATCAATATCCTTCTCACAGCTCCTCTCCTACTTATGGAATATTGGGCAGGGTTTAAGATGGATGACCTCCCTATGGAAATTCTATTTGGATCCGCCGCGGTTCTTTCCGTTGGCTCTATGGGACCCGTGATTTTTTATGCTTATTCCCAAAGAGAAATCCACAAAAACTGGAAATCCAAATTGGTTTACCTTCCTATCCTTGTGATGATTGGAACGGGAATTGCAGTTATGAATACCTATGCTTGGGTAGAAGCTGTTTTTGGCATCCAATCCGGGTTCAAACGAACTCCGAAACTCCGAATTGAAAAAGAAGGGGATAGTTTACAGGACAAAATCAAATACGTGGTTCCTGTCGATTACCGAGCTTTCCTCGAATTCTTTATGGGAGCTTATTGTGTATTTTGCATTTATTTATCCTTCATGGTCGGAAAACCATACATGATCGGTTTTATGGTTCTCTATTCCATTGGATTTTTCTATGTCTCTTACCTCTCTGTTGCAGAGTCGTTTTGGAAATTTAAACCAGCGACCAAAGCAGAAAAGGAACTTCGTGCCGTCGCTTAAGGAAAGAGCGATGGTACTTACTTGACGAAACCTTTCCTTCCAAAAAGCTGTAAATTCAACCTAGGTTCAGGGGTCATCCATGAGTGAAAAAGTCTACTGCGCGAACTGTTTGCATTGTGTTGTCGTTCGCCAATACGAATCGGAGCAAGATAAATACATTCTTCGAGTCAAATGTAACAAGAAGAAATGGTCAAAACGTTCCGGTGAAGAAAAACTTTATAAATACTTCACTGTAGCTCGTCGTATGCAAACCAACTGCGAGTATTATGAAGAAATGGGAGAGATTCTACCTTATATCAAGAACTTGAAAAAAGAACTCCCTATCAAAGACGAAATCTACATGGTGAAAGCCGTCTAAATTATTATTGGCGTGTTGTTCCCCAGGTTACCTCGCGCCTTCGCTCGCAAACTTCACAAAACTGAAAATAAAAAAGAACGGACGATTCAGGGTCAATTCCTGATCCCCGTTCCTGCGGGCAGCGTTCTCTCTGATTCCTATCCCACACGTGTGGTTCATGGTCAAGTTATGCTTGCACATAACGGAAAGAAGGTGCTTGCTCCAGTGAATGGAGTGGCAAGTCTTACTGCAGACCAAAAGTTTTTTCAGATCAAACAAGATGGTTCTTGGTCGACTACTTCGCCTTACCAATTTCGACAATATGATCTCCCTACACTTTTAGAATCCTTTGACGAAGGTGCGTTATACTCCTTGGATTTGTTGGAAACACCTTTAAAGGATTACTTTCAAAAATTCAGTAAAGATTCTACTTTTAAAATTGTATTATCACCATTTTGCAGATACCAACATCTCAATTTTGAAGAGATGATCCTGCGTGATATGAAAGTTGCTTACCAGGCATTTTTTGAACTTTTACAAATCATTTTTCCTAAAGCAGAGATATCCAATTTTTTTAAAGTACCATCTTTAGATTTTGAACATCCAGATGGAATACCTGAGTATTTTTTACACAGACAATTCCACGAGCCAGTGTTTCAAACTAGAAAGTCTTTGGTGAATCACGAAGTATTATTTTTAGGTGGAGAAACAATATTTCATATTTTAAGAAAGTTATATTATAATGAACCTTTTACCAAAAGGCATTTAGCTGTTTTTTTGGTGGATAGAAAAGGTCGAATGGATGTGGAACCTAGACGGTTCTTTTTGACAAATGGTCAATCGTTAGCTTTCATTCCTGCCAACTTAGACAAACGTTATAAAATTGCTTCCTTTGAAACTGTGTTCGAAGAAGTAAAACCTCTGGATGTAACTTCATTAGGATATTTCAATATATACGAACATTATTCTATTACACTTTATGAGAAACTTCCTGCATCTAGGAAAGAATTCAGCTGTATTGATTGTATGGAGTGTAATAATTATTGTCCAACTCATGCAAACCCAGTGCAACTCATCAAAGGAAAAACTGAAGAGTTTGAAAA
Protein-coding regions in this window:
- a CDS encoding class I SAM-dependent methyltransferase — its product is MTERGLGALTMFENRLRKLKKEREKWAKRESITCYRVYSEDIPQVSCILDRYPNGFVLYDKSSVRFQLEDGHDERFDRIAAIVRDVFQITEDQLYLKRRKKQKGLDQYDKLAIEGNYEWVNESNLEFRINLSDYLDTGLFLDHRITRDWLRKASKDKSVLNLFSYTGAFSVYAASGGAKKTKSVDLSKTYCDWALKNLEHNGFQSSNHQIINADILQWIEEETKNPNRERYDLIFLDPPTFSNSKKMREEWDVQTKHRNLLLLLLTKFLTENGEIWFSTNFRKFKMEVADEEWRERGFLCINRSKESIPADFRDEKIHQLFRIKPDPAVKN
- a CDS encoding motility protein A, with amino-acid sequence MIHSTLLGILAAVLSVFVAILIEGASLRSFFHLPAMLLIVGGTLGATFASYSISQVTKAVRDTRFALSRKKERDLKLIFFRFWEKARKDGLLSLEDEAKKLENPFLQKGIQLIVDGSDPRTIEEILWEAHEEEEKNGLKSAKVFETAAGFSPTVGIIGTVLGLVTVLENLDGGTKVLGQGIATAFIATFYGISFANLILLPISNQLKVVAKRESNERQAIMRGILSLQSGENRRILAERIDPFVKY
- a CDS encoding cellulose synthase family protein; this translates as MLTFLSISFLVLYGFDILVLFYFGLHTYLMVFLYSRYKQNCAEDETKLLSIKDKNLPTVTVQLPIFNEFYVVDRLIESACNLEYPAKKLQIQVLDDSTDETIEKVANLVSQYKKKGIWIEHVHRTNRKGHKAGALDEGMAKAKGDYIAIFDADFTPDSDFLLRTMGYFDDESIGMVQTRWGHINETYNILTKAQSFGIDGHFMIEQVARNGASLWMNFNGTAGIWRRSCIEDAGGWEHDTLTEDFDLSYRAELKGWKFRYIKDVVCKAEIPATMNAYKAQQFRWCKGSIQTAVKLIPRIWKSKESWKIKGEAITHLINYSVHPLMIINILLTAPLLLMEYWAGFKMDDLPMEILFGSAAVLSVGSMGPVIFYAYSQREIHKNWKSKLVYLPILVMIGTGIAVMNTYAWVEAVFGIQSGFKRTPKLRIEKEGDSLQDKIKYVVPVDYRAFLEFFMGAYCVFCIYLSFMVGKPYMIGFMVLYSIGFFYVSYLSVAESFWKFKPATKAEKELRAVA
- a CDS encoding ATP-binding protein gives rise to the protein MLAHNGKKVLAPVNGVASLTADQKFFQIKQDGSWSTTSPYQFRQYDLPTLLESFDEGALYSLDLLETPLKDYFQKFSKDSTFKIVLSPFCRYQHLNFEEMILRDMKVAYQAFFELLQIIFPKAEISNFFKVPSLDFEHPDGIPEYFLHRQFHEPVFQTRKSLVNHEVLFLGGETIFHILRKLYYNEPFTKRHLAVFLVDRKGRMDVEPRRFFLTNGQSLAFIPANLDKRYKIASFETVFEEVKPLDVTSLGYFNIYEHYSITLYEKLPASRKEFSCIDCMECNNYCPTHANPVQLIKGKTEEFEKSLCISCGICTVYCPSGIDIRKRIEGVLV